A genomic segment from Chitinophaga niabensis encodes:
- a CDS encoding ABC1 kinase family protein, whose protein sequence is MKEQTNIPTGKVERAGRFMTTGLKVGTNYIKHYTRKLMDPSTTKDALHQENAEDIYETLSNLKGSALKVAQMLSMDKGMLPKAYTERFAMSQYSAPPLSGPLVVNTFTKTLGKTPAQLYDQFDMKASNAASIGQVHRASKDGKPLAVKIQYPGVANSVKSDLRLVKPFAIRIVGMNEVDMDKYFDEIESKLLEETDYNLELHRSQELSAQCAHIPNLVFPVYYPELSSDRIITMDWLNGQHLKEFLLTNPSQEVRNKIGQAMWDFYQFQVHKLKKVHADPHPGNFLLRPDGTVGIFDFGCVKEIPEDFYVNYFLLTDKEVLKDEKRRREIYTNLEMIHPSDTEKEITFFSGLFQEMIRLLTHPFTVERFDFGNEDYFNEIYAYMDHLYNLKEVRESKVARGSRHSLYINRTYFGLYSMLSDLKADVVTGQARIQEMINASN, encoded by the coding sequence ATGAAGGAACAAACGAATATTCCTACAGGCAAAGTTGAAAGGGCGGGACGTTTTATGACAACCGGATTAAAAGTAGGAACGAACTATATCAAACATTACACCCGTAAACTGATGGACCCTTCCACTACGAAGGATGCCCTCCACCAGGAAAATGCGGAAGATATTTACGAAACATTGAGCAACCTCAAAGGCAGCGCCCTCAAAGTTGCACAGATGTTAAGCATGGATAAAGGCATGCTGCCAAAGGCTTATACAGAACGTTTTGCGATGAGCCAATACAGCGCACCTCCTTTATCCGGTCCTTTAGTGGTGAACACTTTCACGAAAACGCTGGGCAAAACGCCGGCGCAATTATATGACCAGTTTGATATGAAGGCATCCAATGCTGCATCTATCGGGCAGGTGCACAGAGCATCGAAAGACGGCAAACCACTGGCAGTAAAGATCCAGTATCCCGGCGTGGCCAACAGCGTTAAATCTGACCTGCGCCTTGTGAAACCCTTTGCCATCAGGATCGTGGGGATGAATGAAGTGGATATGGACAAGTACTTTGATGAAATTGAATCAAAGTTACTGGAAGAAACAGATTACAACCTGGAACTGCACCGTTCGCAGGAACTCTCTGCGCAATGCGCACATATTCCTAATCTTGTTTTCCCGGTGTATTACCCGGAGCTTTCCTCAGACCGGATCATTACAATGGACTGGCTGAACGGCCAGCATCTGAAAGAATTCCTGCTAACCAACCCTTCCCAGGAAGTGCGTAATAAGATCGGGCAGGCGATGTGGGACTTTTACCAATTCCAGGTACATAAACTGAAAAAGGTACACGCAGATCCGCACCCCGGTAATTTCCTGCTGCGGCCGGATGGTACCGTAGGGATATTTGATTTCGGTTGTGTGAAAGAGATACCGGAAGATTTTTATGTGAACTATTTCCTGCTCACAGATAAAGAGGTGTTGAAAGATGAAAAACGGCGCAGAGAGATCTACACCAATCTTGAAATGATCCATCCTTCGGATACGGAAAAAGAGATCACTTTCTTCTCGGGGCTTTTCCAGGAAATGATCCGCTTACTCACCCACCCTTTTACGGTAGAACGTTTCGACTTTGGGAATGAAGATTATTTCAATGAGATCTATGCCTATATGGATCACCTGTATAATCTCAAGGAGGTGCGGGAATCCAAAGTAGCGAGGGGAAGCAGGCATTCTCTTTATATTAACAGAACTTATTTCGGATTGTATTCCATGCTGAGCGACCTGAAGGCAGATGTGGTTACGGGGCAGGCAAGGATACAGGAGATGATCAATGCGTCTAACTAG
- a CDS encoding TetR family transcriptional regulator C-terminal domain-containing protein, producing the protein MEKHTIREAYKRYWLENGKRPVSVFALCKIIDIPESAFYESYSSLDGVESDIWLSFFERTLEQLQTDETYQQYSAQEKLLAFYFLWVQKLKEDRSYILLQKERYQFPSPAQFSQLSTFKQAFFEYATSLIKEGYLSTEIKERKFISDKYVHGFWMQALFVLKYWIDDRSVNFEMTDAAIEKAVNLSFQLIHSNTLDSLLDFGKFIFTRK; encoded by the coding sequence ATGGAAAAGCATACCATTCGCGAAGCGTACAAACGCTACTGGCTCGAAAACGGTAAAAGACCCGTATCTGTTTTTGCCCTCTGCAAGATCATAGACATCCCCGAATCTGCATTTTATGAAAGTTATAGCTCATTGGACGGCGTTGAGTCAGACATCTGGCTGAGCTTCTTTGAACGTACGCTTGAACAGCTGCAGACGGATGAAACCTATCAGCAATATTCCGCGCAGGAAAAATTACTGGCCTTTTACTTTTTGTGGGTACAAAAACTGAAGGAAGACCGTAGTTACATCCTCCTGCAAAAAGAGCGCTACCAGTTCCCTTCCCCCGCGCAGTTTTCACAACTCTCTACTTTCAAGCAGGCCTTCTTTGAATACGCCACCAGCTTAATTAAAGAAGGATACCTCAGTACGGAGATCAAGGAAAGGAAATTCATTTCTGATAAATATGTACATGGGTTCTGGATGCAGGCATTATTTGTTTTAAAGTATTGGATAGATGACAGGAGCGTCAATTTTGAAATGACGGATGCTGCTATTGAAAAAGCCGTGAACCTGAGTTTCCAGCTGATCCATTCCAACACTTTGGACAGCCTGCTTGATTTCGGAAAATTCATCTTCACCAGGAAATAG
- a CDS encoding PepSY-associated TM helix domain-containing protein, which translates to MKKIVGKIHLWLGFTSGLVVFIISITGCILAFEWELRGLVNGSWYYTEPKANVQPLPPSVLRPIAEKQFPGKIANGISYQGGKYSTVVQFYGGDPEYYYQVFMDPYTGKVLKVWNAENDFFRFILDGHFYLWLPTHIGQPIVAYATLIFFVMLVTGLILWWPRNKAARRQRFSIKWDAKWRRKNYDLHNVLGFYAMFIALVLVITGLVWGFQWWSNSLYYATSGGKSLDNAIYATSDTSAYTKEYSAEKATDLAWNKVRQHMPEGAGISVYFASSKNSPLSVTINHRPGTYYKTDNYQFDQYTLKPLKQDGPYAGFYKDAGFGDKLRRMNYDIHTGAVLALPGKILMFCASLICASLPITGIYIWWGRRKKSKPSLKKRIYPQAAL; encoded by the coding sequence ATGAAAAAAATAGTAGGGAAAATACATCTCTGGCTCGGATTTACATCCGGGCTGGTTGTATTTATTATAAGTATTACCGGTTGTATACTCGCATTTGAGTGGGAACTGCGCGGCCTGGTAAATGGCTCCTGGTACTATACGGAGCCAAAGGCAAACGTACAGCCTTTGCCACCCTCCGTGCTCCGCCCGATAGCTGAGAAACAATTCCCGGGCAAAATAGCTAACGGCATCAGCTACCAGGGAGGTAAATACAGCACTGTTGTACAATTCTACGGCGGTGATCCCGAATATTATTACCAGGTGTTCATGGACCCCTACACCGGGAAAGTACTAAAGGTATGGAACGCGGAAAACGATTTCTTCCGTTTTATCCTCGATGGACATTTTTATCTCTGGCTGCCCACACATATTGGCCAGCCCATTGTTGCTTATGCCACACTGATCTTCTTTGTGATGCTGGTAACCGGTTTAATCCTCTGGTGGCCAAGGAACAAAGCAGCCCGCAGGCAGCGGTTCAGCATCAAATGGGACGCAAAATGGCGCAGGAAGAATTACGACCTGCACAACGTACTGGGCTTTTACGCCATGTTCATTGCCCTGGTGCTTGTGATCACAGGGCTGGTATGGGGTTTCCAATGGTGGAGCAATTCACTGTATTATGCCACCTCCGGCGGAAAGTCCCTCGATAATGCTATCTACGCCACTTCCGATACCTCTGCTTACACAAAAGAATATTCTGCTGAAAAAGCAACGGACCTTGCCTGGAACAAGGTACGCCAGCACATGCCGGAAGGAGCAGGGATCAGCGTATATTTTGCTTCCTCTAAAAATTCACCACTGAGTGTGACCATCAATCACCGCCCCGGTACTTACTATAAAACAGACAATTACCAGTTTGATCAGTACACCCTGAAGCCATTAAAACAAGACGGCCCCTATGCCGGATTCTACAAGGACGCGGGTTTTGGCGATAAATTGCGCCGGATGAATTATGATATCCATACGGGAGCCGTGCTGGCATTACCGGGTAAGATCCTGATGTTCTGCGCCAGCCTTATCTGTGCCAGCTTACCAATTACCGGTATTTATATTTGGTGGGGAAGGCGGAAAAAGAGCAAACCATCCCTGAAAAAAAGAATATACCCGCAGGCAGCGCTCTAA
- a CDS encoding MFS transporter, with protein sequence METMQAPKERVFSRYQVFVIAVLSLLQFTVILDFMVLNPLGEILITKMNITTQQFGLVVSAYAFSAGISGILAAGFADKFDRKKMLMVFYSGFTIGTFLCALAPNYHFLLAARIFTGLFGGVISAIGMAIVVDLFLPQVRGRVMGFMQMAFALSQILGMPVGWELANRFSWHAPFWVIGVMAAILGGAILLYMKPITEHLSARTERNPVEHLVHTVSNRKYTLAFCTTILLATGGYMLMPFGSTFSRHNMGLSPQDITWLYVATGAVSLVVSPIIGKLSDKVGRINVFYAATLLTCIMVLIFTRLHITPLYLAIIINGLMFAGVLGRIIPVQASLASIPSLQDRGAFMSINASIQQISGGFASVIAGLIVYKTSSGFLLNYDILGIVIVGAFIITLVMMNRLNKQITNNAANAAVEKKKEDVVPA encoded by the coding sequence ATGGAAACAATGCAAGCACCTAAAGAAAGGGTATTCTCCCGGTACCAGGTTTTCGTCATTGCCGTACTTTCTTTACTTCAGTTTACCGTGATCCTCGACTTCATGGTACTTAACCCCCTCGGTGAAATACTGATCACCAAAATGAACATCACCACACAACAGTTTGGCCTCGTTGTATCTGCTTATGCTTTTAGTGCCGGGATATCCGGTATCCTGGCAGCGGGTTTTGCGGATAAGTTTGACCGGAAGAAAATGCTGATGGTATTTTATTCCGGTTTCACGATCGGCACTTTCCTTTGCGCACTGGCACCTAATTATCATTTCCTGCTGGCAGCCCGCATCTTCACGGGTTTGTTTGGCGGTGTGATCAGTGCCATTGGCATGGCTATCGTGGTGGACCTTTTCCTGCCGCAGGTAAGAGGCCGTGTAATGGGATTTATGCAGATGGCATTTGCACTCAGCCAGATCCTGGGAATGCCGGTAGGCTGGGAACTGGCCAACAGGTTCAGCTGGCACGCCCCTTTCTGGGTGATCGGTGTAATGGCAGCAATCCTGGGAGGCGCTATCCTTCTTTACATGAAACCGATCACTGAACACCTGAGTGCCAGAACAGAAAGGAACCCCGTGGAGCACCTGGTGCATACGGTGAGTAACAGAAAGTACACACTTGCTTTTTGCACAACCATCCTGCTGGCAACAGGCGGTTACATGCTGATGCCTTTCGGCAGTACTTTTTCCCGGCATAACATGGGACTGTCACCACAGGATATTACCTGGCTGTATGTAGCTACGGGAGCCGTTTCACTGGTAGTCAGCCCCATTATCGGTAAGCTGAGCGATAAGGTGGGCAGGATCAATGTATTTTATGCTGCCACCTTATTGACCTGTATAATGGTCCTGATCTTCACAAGGCTGCACATTACGCCGTTATATCTTGCCATTATCATTAACGGATTGATGTTTGCGGGTGTACTGGGCAGGATCATTCCTGTTCAGGCATCGCTGGCCTCTATCCCTTCCCTGCAGGACAGGGGAGCTTTTATGAGTATCAATGCTTCCATTCAGCAGATCTCCGGCGGTTTTGCTTCCGTAATTGCAGGGCTGATCGTTTACAAGACCAGCAGCGGATTTTTGCTGAACTATGATATACTGGGGATTGTGATCGTTGGAGCTTTCATTATTACACTGGTAATGATGAACCGGTTAAACAAGCAGATCACGAATAATGCTGCGAATGCGGCTGTTGAGAAGAAGAAGGAAGACGTTGTTCCTGCATAA
- a CDS encoding TetR/AcrR family transcriptional regulator, producing the protein MRTRDENKICELHRRTVEMIVKDGLDGFGVNKLAKAAGVSPATIYIYYKDREDLIVQTAIRVTERMLKESLEGFDPDNMSLEEGLRNQWQNRARHFFNNPLDTQFMEKMRYSHLYDKVSKDVYNTFKEMMGRFCRNAIKRGELIPLSTEVYWSLAYAPLYQLIKFHSQDKTFGDKKFVFTEEAMEEALQLVLKALKP; encoded by the coding sequence ATGAGGACAAGGGATGAAAATAAGATCTGCGAACTCCATCGCCGAACGGTAGAAATGATCGTAAAGGATGGGCTGGACGGCTTTGGCGTGAACAAGCTGGCCAAAGCTGCCGGTGTTTCTCCTGCCACCATTTACATCTATTACAAGGACCGGGAGGACCTGATCGTTCAAACGGCCATCCGCGTTACCGAACGTATGCTGAAGGAAAGCCTTGAGGGATTTGATCCGGATAACATGTCTCTGGAAGAAGGTTTACGGAACCAATGGCAGAACCGCGCCAGGCACTTTTTTAATAATCCGCTGGATACGCAGTTCATGGAAAAAATGCGGTATTCGCATTTGTACGATAAAGTATCCAAAGACGTGTATAATACCTTCAAAGAAATGATGGGCCGTTTCTGCCGCAATGCAATAAAAAGAGGCGAACTGATCCCGCTTTCTACAGAAGTATACTGGTCATTAGCCTATGCACCTTTATATCAGCTGATCAAGTTCCACTCCCAGGATAAAACTTTTGGTGACAAGAAATTTGTATTCACGGAGGAAGCCATGGAAGAAGCCTTACAGTTAGTATTGAAAGCCTTAAAACCCTGA
- a CDS encoding cupin domain-containing protein, with protein sequence MKTTAAYWRETLQLTQHVEGGSFRETYRAPLVLQQPAGPRAASTGIYFLLEDGEFSAFHRIASDEMWHFYDGVTLHIYEIKPNGTLHVHRLGRDVAQGEQLQLVIPAGSWFASSVEETGGFALVGCTVAPGFDFADFELAEKAVLSQLFPQHAGLIGLLTR encoded by the coding sequence ATGAAAACTACGGCAGCCTACTGGCGCGAAACGCTTCAATTAACGCAACATGTAGAAGGAGGCTCTTTCAGGGAAACCTATAGAGCGCCATTGGTATTACAGCAACCAGCCGGACCAAGGGCTGCTTCAACAGGCATTTATTTCTTACTGGAAGATGGAGAGTTCTCAGCCTTTCACAGGATCGCATCTGATGAAATGTGGCATTTCTACGATGGTGTTACCCTGCATATCTACGAGATCAAACCAAACGGCACTTTGCATGTACACCGTTTAGGCAGGGACGTGGCACAGGGTGAACAACTGCAGCTGGTGATCCCCGCCGGCAGCTGGTTCGCATCCTCCGTAGAAGAAACCGGCGGCTTTGCACTCGTGGGTTGCACCGTTGCGCCCGGATTTGATTTTGCTGATTTTGAACTGGCAGAAAAAGCGGTACTCTCACAGTTGTTTCCACAACATGCAGGGTTGATAGGGCTGCTAACCAGGTGA
- a CDS encoding SusC/RagA family TonB-linked outer membrane protein — protein MKLSLFISGRRILFFVSMLLLPAFAALAQSVVSGKVTDSTGVPIERASVQLKGSTRGTFTGADGSYSINVPADGILIFSYLGYHNKELSVGGRTSLNVSLSSANTTLEDVVIVGYMQQSRTKATAAISKLDVEELKHSPNPNPIQAMQGKIAGMSIPISSGQPGEGANNIIIRGSTKLNVYGTGIGTSGGNVVNTDGGSPLVVIDGVFRSMSDVNPDNIESIQVMKDAASTAIYGARGANGVIVIKTKGGKNNSKMNLAVNHRTTWETQPRDYKYLSATDYLKLARTTVRNTADLIDKNNLLNNGGFSAGTRVYTAKGQYGKNVNLTALYDNIVAIEGQAYVDNLLAHGYMTMDDPINPGTKLLYADNNYENLIWKTGLSSNTNVSVDGGSEKANYNISLGYTDQQGTFIGTNYKRYDALGNFSFQASNNFKVDAMLNYQNVLPNYVDNFTNDLTRGTRITPLIRIYKDDGNPALGELWSARNRLHTVKYDDTRTSTERVVTRLAGDWTILPGLHFRPSVSYFISDYRYMFMRKATPADEIQPTYQRQKNEATNNSRQLMVDQVLQYDFDLNKKHNFTVLGGFNYTRNTNSNINISSQRATNDYIYTINEPPTSVIGGVPTSNIIPDYFGTSLGESKSASLFGQLNYDYEAKYLFSASLRYDGFSNFAPENKYAYFPSFSAGWNIHKERFWHVKPISNLKLRGSYGWVGASDLRVVDTYGGYNAYSYGQGSGILRANLSNPNLKWEGTEAMDVAIEAGFLNNRINLTVDWYNKLTKDRLAAKPLPSEAPFASIYYNNGTLQNTGIEIELGGTVLQVKDFIWNTNFSFAYNKQMIKALPANGRPKNRQGGDVVWNPATKSLVEAGGLAEGERPFSLYAYQVLGVFSTDAEAAAWNATKKDNLASASGIAVGKRAGDFIFNDVNNDGVIDTKDQVFMGYRTPDKIGGWQNTFSYKGITLRVAMDYAMGHMITNGALARSLGQGRAFNEGAPEQALGPDIWQKSGDVGKKYARFSFADFDFGQRNYLRGATLGVNNSYSSDVSVMYEKGDFLAFREITLSYDIPRNIMKKIRSTGMNVFASVYNLGYLTKYEGINPESYTGFDAIGYPRPRQFSLGATVKF, from the coding sequence ATGAAATTATCTCTCTTTATCTCCGGGCGGAGAATTCTATTCTTTGTATCTATGTTACTGTTGCCGGCTTTCGCTGCACTGGCGCAGTCTGTAGTTAGTGGTAAGGTCACTGACTCTACCGGTGTGCCCATTGAAAGGGCCAGCGTACAGCTGAAAGGCAGTACACGCGGAACTTTCACAGGTGCGGATGGTAGTTATTCCATCAATGTTCCGGCAGATGGGATCCTGATCTTCTCTTACCTCGGTTACCACAACAAGGAACTGAGCGTAGGCGGGCGTACCAGCCTGAATGTTTCCCTCAGCTCAGCGAACACAACACTGGAAGATGTGGTGATCGTAGGGTATATGCAGCAATCCCGTACCAAAGCTACTGCAGCTATTTCCAAACTGGATGTGGAAGAGCTCAAACATTCCCCCAATCCCAATCCCATACAGGCTATGCAGGGAAAGATCGCCGGTATGTCCATTCCTATTTCTTCCGGCCAGCCTGGCGAAGGTGCGAATAATATCATCATTCGTGGTAGTACCAAGCTGAACGTGTATGGAACAGGTATCGGTACCAGCGGCGGAAATGTGGTGAATACTGATGGCGGAAGCCCGCTTGTGGTGATCGATGGTGTGTTCCGTTCCATGAGTGACGTGAACCCTGATAACATTGAATCCATACAGGTGATGAAGGATGCGGCCTCTACCGCTATCTACGGCGCACGCGGCGCTAACGGCGTTATCGTGATCAAAACAAAAGGCGGAAAGAACAACAGTAAAATGAACCTGGCCGTTAATCACCGCACTACCTGGGAAACCCAGCCACGTGATTATAAATACCTCAGTGCAACAGACTATCTGAAACTGGCCCGTACCACCGTTCGGAATACGGCGGACCTGATCGATAAGAACAACCTGCTGAACAATGGTGGCTTCTCCGCAGGTACACGTGTGTATACCGCTAAAGGCCAGTATGGAAAGAATGTAAACCTTACGGCACTGTATGATAATATTGTGGCCATAGAAGGCCAGGCCTATGTAGATAATCTGCTGGCGCATGGTTATATGACCATGGACGACCCTATCAATCCCGGTACCAAATTGTTATATGCAGATAACAACTACGAAAACCTTATCTGGAAAACCGGCCTGTCCAGCAATACAAACGTATCTGTAGACGGTGGTTCCGAGAAGGCAAATTATAACATTTCACTGGGCTATACAGATCAGCAGGGAACCTTTATTGGTACTAACTACAAACGTTACGATGCCCTCGGTAACTTCAGCTTCCAGGCCAGCAACAATTTCAAAGTGGATGCGATGCTGAACTATCAGAATGTTTTACCCAACTACGTGGATAACTTCACGAACGATCTCACCAGGGGCACGCGCATCACGCCGTTGATCCGCATTTATAAGGATGATGGTAATCCTGCACTGGGTGAATTATGGTCCGCCCGTAACAGGTTGCATACTGTGAAATACGACGATACCAGGACTTCTACAGAACGTGTGGTAACAAGGCTGGCAGGAGACTGGACCATCCTGCCCGGACTGCACTTCAGGCCTTCTGTCTCTTACTTCATTTCAGATTATCGCTATATGTTCATGCGGAAGGCCACGCCTGCTGATGAAATTCAGCCTACTTACCAAAGGCAAAAGAACGAAGCGACCAATAACAGCCGCCAGTTAATGGTAGACCAGGTGTTACAGTATGACTTCGATCTGAACAAGAAACACAACTTTACGGTACTGGGCGGGTTTAACTATACCAGGAATACCAACAGCAATATCAACATCAGCTCGCAAAGAGCTACCAACGACTATATCTATACGATCAATGAACCCCCTACCTCCGTGATTGGTGGTGTTCCTACGTCAAACATAATACCTGACTACTTTGGCACTTCGCTGGGAGAATCCAAATCGGCCAGTTTGTTCGGGCAGTTGAACTATGATTACGAAGCAAAGTACCTCTTCAGCGCTTCCCTGCGTTACGACGGGTTCTCCAATTTTGCTCCGGAAAATAAATACGCTTATTTCCCTTCTTTCTCTGCCGGATGGAATATCCATAAAGAACGTTTCTGGCATGTAAAACCCATCAGCAACCTCAAGCTCAGGGGCAGCTATGGATGGGTAGGCGCCAGCGACCTGCGGGTAGTAGATACTTACGGCGGGTACAACGCTTACTCTTATGGCCAGGGTTCCGGTATATTGAGGGCTAACCTCAGCAACCCCAACCTGAAATGGGAAGGCACAGAGGCTATGGACGTAGCGATTGAAGCGGGTTTCCTCAATAACCGCATCAACCTTACGGTGGATTGGTATAACAAACTTACAAAGGACAGGCTGGCGGCAAAACCATTGCCTTCTGAAGCACCATTTGCTTCTATCTATTACAATAACGGAACCTTACAGAATACCGGTATAGAGATTGAGCTTGGCGGTACAGTATTACAGGTGAAGGATTTCATCTGGAACACCAACTTCTCATTTGCCTACAATAAACAAATGATCAAAGCACTGCCTGCCAATGGAAGACCTAAGAACCGCCAGGGCGGGGATGTGGTATGGAACCCTGCTACTAAATCCCTCGTGGAAGCAGGTGGCCTTGCTGAAGGTGAAAGACCTTTTTCCCTGTATGCTTACCAGGTGTTAGGTGTGTTCTCCACAGATGCTGAAGCAGCTGCATGGAATGCCACGAAGAAAGATAACCTGGCTTCCGCATCCGGTATCGCCGTTGGAAAACGCGCAGGTGATTTCATTTTTAATGATGTGAACAACGATGGTGTGATCGATACCAAAGACCAGGTGTTTATGGGATACCGTACACCTGATAAAATAGGTGGATGGCAGAATACATTTTCCTATAAAGGCATTACGTTAAGAGTAGCGATGGACTATGCTATGGGCCATATGATCACCAATGGTGCATTGGCCCGCTCCTTAGGCCAGGGTAGAGCCTTTAACGAAGGTGCTCCCGAACAGGCGCTGGGGCCGGACATCTGGCAAAAATCAGGGGACGTGGGTAAGAAATACGCACGGTTCTCTTTTGCAGATTTCGATTTCGGTCAACGGAACTATCTGCGTGGCGCCACACTGGGTGTGAATAACAGTTATTCCTCTGATGTATCTGTGATGTATGAGAAAGGAGATTTCCTGGCCTTCCGTGAGATCACCCTCTCTTATGATATACCGC
- a CDS encoding VOC family protein, whose amino-acid sequence MTNISKHFLGLRTTIYRVNDLPKATAWYTKAFGVIPYYNEPYYVGFEIGGYELGLQPIPKGEEHPGAGGVETYWGVEDIQAAYEHLLSLGATAHSEPRTVGEPIQVAMVKDPWGNILGLIYNPLFK is encoded by the coding sequence ATGACAAATATCAGTAAACATTTTTTAGGTCTGCGCACCACCATTTACAGGGTAAATGATCTGCCAAAAGCAACGGCGTGGTATACCAAAGCATTCGGTGTAATTCCTTATTACAACGAGCCTTATTATGTAGGATTTGAAATAGGAGGATATGAGCTGGGGCTGCAGCCAATACCGAAGGGAGAAGAACATCCCGGCGCCGGAGGAGTGGAAACTTATTGGGGTGTGGAGGATATCCAGGCTGCCTATGAACACCTGTTATCACTGGGGGCTACTGCTCACAGCGAACCGCGTACGGTGGGAGAACCTATCCAGGTGGCGATGGTGAAAGATCCCTGGGGGAATATCCTGGGGCTGATCTACAATCCCTTATTTAAATAA
- a CDS encoding FadR/GntR family transcriptional regulator: MAKIDLIKDLVPIAQNTMADIVEKELRDYLKKKSFKPGDALPSELELAEALGVSRNVVREALSRLRMLGMVETKKRRGMILSRPDILGSFERVLDPLIIDDSTLQDIFELRLTLEMGLADILYLRKTKKDLKELEAIAKSQEPKGKGQAFRISNEVAFHGKIYQMTGNDTLTRFQNMLLPIFGYVISLEKVPKIGTVSHIDLVNILKDGTKEEFRAGMLEHLKPHFDRLK; the protein is encoded by the coding sequence ATGGCTAAAATTGATCTGATCAAAGATCTTGTCCCCATTGCTCAGAACACGATGGCAGATATTGTCGAGAAAGAGCTGCGAGATTATTTAAAAAAGAAATCCTTTAAACCCGGGGATGCACTTCCTTCAGAACTGGAACTGGCAGAAGCATTAGGCGTGAGCCGCAACGTAGTGAGAGAAGCATTAAGCCGCCTCCGTATGTTAGGTATGGTGGAAACGAAGAAAAGAAGAGGCATGATACTTTCACGCCCTGATATACTTGGTTCTTTCGAAAGAGTATTGGACCCTTTGATCATAGACGACAGTACCCTGCAGGATATCTTTGAACTAAGGCTTACCCTGGAAATGGGACTGGCAGACATTCTCTATCTCCGCAAAACCAAAAAGGACCTGAAGGAACTGGAAGCCATCGCCAAAAGCCAGGAACCCAAAGGGAAAGGACAGGCCTTCCGCATCAGCAATGAAGTAGCTTTCCACGGAAAGATCTACCAGATGACGGGCAACGATACGCTCACCCGTTTCCAGAATATGCTCCTCCCTATTTTCGGTTATGTGATCAGCCTGGAAAAAGTACCCAAGATCGGTACCGTATCCCACATAGACCTGGTGAACATCCTGAAAGACGGGACCAAGGAAGAATTCCGGGCCGGTATGCTGGAACACCTCAAACCACACTTCGACCGCCTGAAATAA